The bacterium nucleotide sequence GCGCCGGAAAACGTGACCCGGTTCCGGATCCCCGAGGGGCTTTTCTACCACCAGGGACACGGCTGGCTCCGTCCGGAGCCGGGCTCCATCGGCGTCGTCGGGCTGGACGACTTCGCCCAGAAGCTCATCGGGAAGGTGGATGCCGTCGAGCTGCCCGCCATAGGTTCCCGGTTGGCGCAGGGGGAAAAGGGGTGGAGCCTCGTGGTCGATTCCGAGCGCATCCCGATGCTGTCGCCGGTGGCTGGCGAAGTTGTCGAGGTGAACCGCGAGGTTCTCCGGTCCCCAGAGATCCTGCGCCAGGACCCGTACGGAAAGGGCTGGCTGTTCAAGGTGAAATCTTCCAGGGTCGCGTCGAATACCCGGAATCTTCTCTCGGGGAAGCTGGCCAGGGCCTGGATGGAAAGCGCCCTCGATAAACTCCATCCGCTCCACGGCGAAAGCCTGGG carries:
- a CDS encoding glycine cleavage system protein H yields the protein MEGIRFIDIYATKGIEYLIVISFLAAFVLFCRYMYQPREGRAAATIAPENVTRFRIPEGLFYHQGHGWLRPEPGSIGVVGLDDFAQKLIGKVDAVELPAIGSRLAQGEKGWSLVVDSERIPMLSPVAGEVVEVNREVLRSPEILRQDPYGKGWLFKVKSSRVASNTRNLLSGKLARAWMESALDKLHPLHGESLGPVLQDGGLPVDGIARVLGGAEWVDLAKTHLLTEGE